From one Pecten maximus chromosome 8, xPecMax1.1, whole genome shotgun sequence genomic stretch:
- the LOC117333324 gene encoding uncharacterized protein LOC117333324 encodes MEQPLDLSQREHSDNPTVTRMETEDGICPYINCTCPLRHRPPMDIRLSPHFGHFRHLGNVMTPNTRAPFGYLPGFYTDAMLMEPNSLYFNKRNPTPERNNHSGTTHPKRRKVEECKHTMSKSCDESSNSRTSVSPKTRFFHPGFPMENGESSLSSSPSSLSSSTSSLSSSHSPSNITFEKKNHVDEDSFRTPKRSSPPAIVEHADVSMTAENPAVNDIVSVQRERSKTISYMERLPKKRFAGRLLSQDTSPNTSFNINQSQTSTATSPDPRSSPSTSGGCDIITGNDGNVSTVGQDTDMPSPSVSPVEKDVRSKAKPSYDAASLKADMLREIDEAEKRERCSSPQKKTTLIGYGRSSQNEIKTKDNETNLQDDMTENSGGVRMTALDYLISKTLLQREDRPYKARNHHIHQIIRGEKPGKLCLMDIVELQVEIGLA; translated from the coding sequence ATGGAACAGCCGTTAGATTTAAGTCAGCGAGAACATTCTGACAATCCAACTGTTACTAGAATGGAAACAGAAGATGGCATATGCCCTTATATTAACTGCACGTGTCCATTACGACACAGGCCGCCAATGGATATCCGCCTGTCTCCACATTTCGGACATTTTAGACATCTTGGGAATGTAATGACGCCCAATACGCGAGCACCTTTCGGATATCTTCCCGGATTTTACACCGATGCCATGCTAATGGAGCCAAATTCATTGTATTTTAATAAAAGGAATCCGACCCCCGAGCGTAATAACCATTCTGGCACGACTCATCCTAAGCGAAGGAAAGTTGAGGAGTGTAAACATACCATGTCAAAATCTTGCGATGAATCGTCTAATTCAAGAACGTCTGTGTCGCCTAAGACACGTTTTTTTCACCCGGGATTTCCGATGGAAAATGGTGAATCGTCATTATCATCATCACCGTCCTCTCTTTCGTCGTCGACATCATCTTTGTCGTCATCACATTCTCCCTCGAACATCAcctttgagaaaaaaaatcatgtcgACGAGGACAGTTTTAGGACCCCTAAACGTTCATCGCCGCCTGCCATAGTGGAACATGCTGACGTCAGTATGACGGCGGAAAATCCAGCAGTTAATGACATTGTTTCAGTCCAACGTGAACGGAGTAAAACAATAAGTTACATGGAACGCTTACCCAAAAAACGTTTTGCTGGTCGCCTTTTGTCTCAGGACACGTCACCTAACACATCATTTAATATCAACCAATCACAGACCAGTACAGCCACCAGCCCCGACCCCAGGAGCTCGCCTAGTACAAGTGGAGGTTGTGATATCATAACCGGAAACGACGGGAATGTATCAACAGTGGGACAAGATACGGACATGCCGTCTCCGTCCGTTTCTCCTGTTGAAAAGGACGTTCGTTCCAAAGCCAAACCAAGTTACGATGCTGCTtctttaaaagcagacatgcTACGTGAAATCGACGAAGCAGAAAAACGGGAAAGGTGCTCTAGTCCTCAAAAAAAGACGACGTTAATAGGATACGGAAGGAGTAGCCAAAACGAAATCAAGACAAAGGACAATGAAACGAATCTACAAGATGATATGACAGAAAATTCCGGTGGAGTGCGCATGACAGCCCTAGATTATCTTATTTCTAAAACTCTCCTACAGCGGGAGGATAGGCCTTACAAGGCGAGAAATCATCATATACACCAAATTATACGAGGAGAAAAACCCGGTAAATTATGTTTAATGGATATTGTCGAACTCCAAGTGGAAATAGGTTTAGCATGA
- the LOC117332286 gene encoding extensin-like yields MCNNNPTPPPSMYNNNPTPLPSMCNNNPTPLPSMCNNNPTRPPSMCNNNPTPLPSMCNNNPTPLPSMCNNNPTPPPSMYNNNPTPLPSMCNNNPTRPPSMCNNNPTPLPSMCNNNPTPLPSMYNNNPTRPPSMYNNNPTRPPSMCNNPTPLPSMYNNNPSRLPSMCNNNPTPLPSMCNNNPTPLPSMYNNNPTRPPSMYNNNPTPLPSMYNNNPTRPPSMYNNNPTPPPSMCNNPTPLPSMYNNNPTPPPSMYNNNPTPPPSMCNNNPTRPPSMCNNATRPPSMYNNNPTPPPSMYNNNPTRPPSMCNNPTPPPSMYNNNPTPPPSMYNNNPTRPPSMCNNPTPLPSMYNNNPSRLPSMCNNNPTPLPSMCNNNPTPLPSMYNNNPTRPPSMYNNNPTRPPSMYNNATRPPSMYNNPTPLLPQ; encoded by the coding sequence ATGTGTAACAACAACCCCACCCCTCCCCCGTCCATGTATAACAACAACCCCACCCCTCTCCCGTCCATGTGTAACAACAACCCCACCCCTCTCCCGTCCATGTGTAACAACAACCCCACCCGTCCCCCGTCCATGTGTAACAACAACCCCACCCCTCTCCCGTCCATGTGTAACAACAACCCCACCCCTCTCCCGTCCATGTGTAACAACAACCCCACCCCTCCCCCGTCCATGTATAACAACAACCCCACCCCTCTCCCGTCCATGTGTAACAACAACCCCACCCGTCCCCCGTCCATGTGTAACAACAACCCCACCCCTCTCCCGTCCATGTGTAACAACAACCCCACCCCTCTCCCGTCCATGTATAACAACAACCCCACCCGTCCCCCGTCCATGTATAACAACAACCCCACCCGTCCCCCGTCCATGTGTAACAACCCCACCCCTCTCCCGTCCATGTATAACAACAACCCCTCCCGTCTCCCGTCCATGTGTAACAACAACCCCACCCCTCTCCCGTCCATGTGTAACAACAACCCCACCCCTCTCCCGTCCATGTATAACAACAACCCCACCCGTCCCCCGTCCATGTATAACAACAACCCCACCCCTCTCCCGTCCATGTATAACAACAACCCCACCCGTCCCCCGTCCATGTATAACAACAACCCCACCCCTCCCCCGTCCATGTGTAACAACCCCACCCCTCTCCCGTCCATGTATAACAACAACCCCACCCCTCCCCCGTCCATGTATAACAACAACCCCACCCCTCCCCCGTCCATGTGTAACAACAACCCCACCCGTCCCCCGTCCATGTGTAACAACGCCACCCGTCCCCCGTCCATGTATAACAACAACCCCACCCCTCCCCCGTCCATGTATAACAACAACCCCACCCGTCCCCCGTCCATGTGTAACAACCCCACCCCTCCCCCGTCCATGTATAACAACAACCCCACCCCTCCCCCGTCCATGTATAACAACAACCCCACCCGTCCCCCGTCCATGTGTAACAACCCCACCCCTCTCCCGTCCATGTATAACAACAACCCCTCCCGTCTCCCGTCCATGTGTAACAACAACCCCACCCCTCTCCCGTCCATGTGTAACAACAACCCCACCCCTCTCCCGTCCATGTATAACAACAACCCCACCCGTCCCCCGTCCATGTATAACAACAACCCCACCCGTCCCCCGTCCATGTATAACAACGCCACCCGTCCCCCGTCCATGTATAATAACCCCACCCCTCTCCTGCCCCAATGA